One genomic segment of Microvirga ossetica includes these proteins:
- a CDS encoding GYD domain-containing protein, with product MPIFISQGRYSQDAMRNMATTPEDRTEPVSKLIEAAGGKLLSYYVTFGEYDWLLVVEAPDARTVAAAVITAAAGGGVTDMKTTLAMTGAEAMQAFRAAGDLAKNFRSAGQAA from the coding sequence ATGCCTATCTTCATTTCTCAGGGTCGGTATTCGCAAGATGCGATGCGCAATATGGCGACCACGCCGGAAGACCGGACTGAGCCGGTATCCAAGCTCATTGAAGCTGCGGGCGGTAAGCTTCTGTCCTACTATGTGACCTTCGGCGAGTACGACTGGCTCCTCGTGGTCGAAGCGCCGGATGCACGCACGGTTGCGGCGGCGGTGATCACGGCGGCGGCAGGCGGCGGCGTGACAGACATGAAGACCACCCTTGCAATGACCGGGGCTGAGGCCATGCAAGCCTTCCGCGCCGCAGGGGATCTCGCCAAGAACTTCAGGTCAGCCGGGCAGGCGGCGTGA
- a CDS encoding ABC transporter permease — protein MKPQTNILVWLCLAAILAFLYAPLLPPLLLAIQDPATGKATFQNFATIHSDPTLVGALINSIVLAAIVGVAAPLLGLAAAQAVRSFGVPRFIVTVILLPLFIPGVSMGVSTSLFFNLTGIDPSLLTMATVQTLWALPFAFLIILTVMSGFDTLYLEAAYTCGANRAQAFWEIELPQIASGISGAATFSIILSFNETVRTAVVQGGNNTVQTFIWSRYQQVGLTPNMYALMSIIIAVTLLLIVVLVALGRKRQPAI, from the coding sequence ATGAAGCCCCAGACCAACATTCTCGTCTGGCTTTGCCTCGCAGCTATTCTGGCCTTTCTGTATGCTCCGCTTCTGCCACCACTGCTCTTAGCGATCCAGGATCCAGCCACTGGAAAGGCGACCTTTCAGAACTTCGCGACAATCCATTCTGATCCCACGCTTGTCGGAGCGTTGATAAACTCCATCGTTCTCGCTGCAATTGTCGGGGTGGCTGCCCCGCTGTTGGGGCTAGCCGCAGCCCAAGCCGTTCGAAGCTTCGGAGTACCACGCTTTATTGTCACAGTAATCCTGCTGCCGCTCTTCATTCCTGGCGTCAGCATGGGGGTCTCCACCAGCCTCTTCTTCAATCTCACTGGGATTGATCCCTCCCTTCTGACAATGGCTACGGTCCAGACCCTTTGGGCGCTTCCATTTGCCTTCCTAATTATTCTGACCGTGATGTCAGGCTTCGATACGCTGTACCTAGAGGCCGCCTATACGTGCGGGGCGAATCGCGCGCAGGCATTTTGGGAGATTGAGCTTCCTCAGATTGCCTCGGGAATAAGTGGAGCGGCAACCTTCTCGATCATTCTATCGTTCAACGAAACGGTTCGCACCGCAGTCGTGCAGGGGGGCAATAACACGGTTCAGACTTTCATCTGGTCACGGTATCAGCAGGTCGGTCTCACCCCGAACATGTACGCTCTCATGAGCATCATCATCGCCGTCACGCTATTGCTTATCGTGGTGCTCGTGGCACTGGGACGCAAACGGCAACCCGCAATCTAG
- a CDS encoding IS256 family transposase — protein MNGTTNVLRLRQPDAIDDPLTDILRTGARKLLAQAIESEAEAYLASMRDLKLPDGRERLIQTGIGPVEVSRVKIRDRGATGEDRIRFTSAILPKWARRTKSLDALLPILYLRGLSTGDFQEALSALLGRDAPNLSPTVVTRLTSEWQGEYERWQARDLSARHYVYVWADGVYLQARMEDQAECMLVLIGATPEGKKELVGFQAGVRESAQSWRELLVEIKRRGLSISPRIAVGDGALGFWKALDELFPGTHHQRCWLHKTTNVLNKVPKSVQTGMKAALREIYLAPTRAQAEVAVDLFADAYQARYPKAVECLRKDQRALLAFFDWPAEHWIHLRTTNPIESVFATVRHRTVRTKGSLSPTTARLMVFKLIMAASKTWRRLMGENQLPKVIAGVRFQDGTEITTVPTHSAA, from the coding sequence ATGAACGGTACTACCAATGTTTTGCGCCTTCGTCAGCCCGACGCGATTGACGATCCACTGACCGATATCCTGCGCACCGGCGCCCGCAAGCTCCTGGCCCAGGCCATCGAGAGCGAGGCCGAGGCCTATCTGGCCAGCATGCGCGATCTCAAGCTACCGGACGGGCGCGAGCGCCTGATCCAGACCGGCATCGGTCCCGTCGAAGTCAGCCGGGTCAAGATCCGCGACCGCGGCGCCACCGGCGAGGATCGGATCCGCTTTACCTCGGCGATCCTGCCGAAATGGGCTCGGCGGACGAAGAGTTTGGATGCGCTGCTGCCGATCCTGTACCTGCGCGGGCTCTCGACCGGCGACTTCCAGGAGGCGCTCTCAGCCCTGCTCGGCAGGGATGCGCCCAACCTCTCGCCCACGGTGGTCACCCGGCTCACCAGCGAATGGCAGGGCGAATACGAGCGCTGGCAGGCGCGCGATCTCTCAGCGCGTCACTACGTCTACGTTTGGGCCGACGGGGTCTACCTGCAGGCCCGGATGGAGGACCAGGCTGAATGCATGCTGGTGCTGATCGGCGCCACGCCGGAAGGCAAGAAGGAGCTGGTCGGCTTCCAGGCCGGCGTGCGCGAGAGCGCCCAGAGCTGGCGCGAGCTGCTCGTCGAGATCAAGCGGCGGGGCCTGTCCATCTCGCCTCGCATTGCGGTGGGAGACGGGGCGCTCGGCTTCTGGAAGGCACTCGACGAGCTCTTCCCGGGCACGCATCATCAGCGCTGCTGGCTGCACAAGACCACCAACGTGCTCAACAAGGTGCCCAAGTCCGTGCAGACCGGCATGAAGGCGGCCCTGCGCGAGATCTACCTCGCGCCCACCCGAGCCCAGGCTGAGGTGGCCGTCGATCTGTTCGCCGACGCCTACCAGGCGCGCTATCCCAAGGCGGTGGAGTGCCTGCGCAAGGATCAGCGAGCATTGCTGGCCTTCTTTGACTGGCCGGCTGAGCACTGGATCCATCTGCGGACCACAAACCCGATCGAGAGTGTGTTCGCGACAGTCCGGCACAGGACCGTGCGCACCAAGGGCTCGCTGTCGCCAACCACCGCTCGGCTGATGGTGTTCAAGCTCATCATGGCGGCTTCGAAAACCTGGCGGAGATTGATGGGTGAAAACCAGTTGCCGAAGGTAATCGCCGGTGTCAGATTCCAAGACGGCACCGAGATCACAACGGTGCCAACACACAGCGCCGCCTGA
- the repC gene encoding plasmid replication protein RepC, with amino-acid sequence MQLASSGGRRLRHSALAARIFVLETGRTVTRKELSGVARDAERALQLSAPQRLVLGQLVACWGEHAIGRLLVWPSNQRLMATTGLSERAIRNAIRMLIERQLVIPKDSPNGKRYAIRDAEGAVVDAFGFDLSPLYVRRGEWTAALAVQKQRKELLKRAFDEITICRRATEEALNALAQHYPAIDRAALESRFSLLRARTPKRSGTDLPADLLQAWTEIRHLAEDTFYQAGCDGTACRQIEAENESPKETCDKSHRTDSEPATSHGLSSRLLLPALIVEACPVIADWAQPIRDAVDIVAAGRFLRASLGAHPSAWTEAVAEIGAIHAAVAVIYVLQLYDDDASSGRNSIRNAGGYFRSIVRLIKGGQLDLETALLTLRRRKLA; translated from the coding sequence ATGCAACTCGCATCGTCTGGAGGCCGGCGGCTGAGACATTCCGCTCTGGCTGCGAGAATTTTTGTGCTCGAAACCGGGCGCACCGTCACACGCAAAGAACTCTCGGGGGTTGCACGGGATGCCGAAAGAGCGCTCCAACTGAGCGCCCCGCAACGTCTTGTCCTCGGTCAGCTCGTCGCATGCTGGGGCGAACACGCGATAGGACGACTTCTCGTCTGGCCGTCCAATCAGCGTCTGATGGCGACCACCGGATTATCAGAGCGAGCCATTCGCAATGCGATCCGGATGCTGATCGAGCGGCAACTAGTGATCCCCAAGGATTCGCCAAACGGAAAGCGTTATGCGATTCGCGATGCGGAGGGGGCTGTCGTCGATGCCTTTGGCTTCGATCTGAGCCCGCTCTACGTGCGTCGCGGCGAATGGACGGCGGCGCTCGCTGTGCAGAAGCAGCGCAAGGAACTCCTGAAACGCGCTTTCGATGAGATCACGATCTGCCGCCGCGCCACCGAAGAGGCTTTAAACGCGCTTGCGCAGCACTATCCAGCCATTGACCGCGCCGCCCTGGAAAGCCGCTTCAGCCTGTTGCGAGCCCGAACGCCAAAACGATCCGGAACCGACCTCCCCGCTGATCTTCTCCAGGCGTGGACCGAAATCAGACACCTCGCAGAAGATACCTTCTACCAGGCGGGCTGTGACGGCACGGCATGCCGACAGATAGAAGCAGAAAACGAATCTCCCAAGGAGACTTGTGACAAGAGCCACCGGACTGACTCTGAACCGGCCACCTCACACGGACTATCCTCGCGGCTGCTGCTCCCAGCCTTGATCGTTGAAGCCTGTCCTGTGATCGCCGATTGGGCCCAACCGATCAGAGACGCTGTCGACATCGTCGCGGCGGGGCGCTTTCTACGAGCCTCGTTGGGGGCACACCCGAGCGCCTGGACCGAGGCCGTCGCGGAGATCGGAGCCATCCATGCCGCCGTCGCAGTGATCTATGTCCTGCAACTCTATGACGACGATGCCTCGAGCGGCAGAAATAGCATCCGAAATGCGGGTGGTTACTTCCGGTCCATTGTTCGGCTGATCAAGGGCGGCCAACTCGACCTTGAGACCGCCCTACTTACCCTGCGGAGACGCAAGCTGGCTTGA
- a CDS encoding pyroglutamyl-peptidase I, whose translation MPEILLTGFQPYGGRQLNPSAEIVRALDGTKIGGCLVRGMLLPVSFQAAKQPLDDAIAEHHPAVVVSTGLWPGEPVIRLERVAVNRASFEMPDNDGQRPLDENVDSEGPVARAVTLPVGTIIPALREKGIPARTSDTAGTFLCNTTLYRALGACERIGTGARCGFVHLPYLPQQVAALLDDLSSEGRLELHQRADLASMCFDMMLDAVSTTLALSLDPD comes from the coding sequence ATGCCAGAGATTCTACTGACCGGTTTTCAGCCTTATGGCGGGCGCCAGCTCAATCCCTCCGCTGAAATCGTCCGGGCTCTCGACGGAACCAAGATCGGCGGCTGCTTGGTCCGGGGCATGCTGCTTCCGGTTTCTTTCCAGGCTGCCAAACAGCCGCTGGATGATGCGATTGCGGAACATCATCCGGCCGTAGTGGTCTCCACGGGGCTCTGGCCAGGCGAGCCGGTCATCCGGCTCGAACGGGTTGCGGTCAATCGCGCCAGCTTTGAGATGCCTGACAACGATGGGCAGCGCCCGCTCGACGAGAATGTCGATTCGGAGGGACCTGTCGCCCGAGCCGTAACGCTTCCCGTCGGAACGATTATTCCTGCGCTTCGTGAGAAAGGGATCCCGGCCAGAACATCGGATACCGCCGGCACATTCCTCTGCAACACGACCTTATACCGGGCTCTCGGCGCCTGCGAGCGGATCGGAACTGGCGCGCGCTGCGGGTTCGTCCACCTGCCTTATCTCCCGCAACAGGTCGCCGCACTTCTCGATGATCTCAGCAGTGAGGGGCGCCTTGAGCTTCATCAACGAGCTGATTTGGCGTCAATGTGCTTCGACATGATGCTTGATGCGGTTAGCACTACCCTCGCCCTCTCACTCGACCCGGACTGA
- a CDS encoding IS6 family transposase encodes MVSTRHPFYARHRFPAEVISHAVWLYFRFPLSLRMVEEMLAARGIEVSHETVRQWALKFGQGYANQIRRRLPAPGDKWHLDEVVVSIAGRKHWLWRAVDQHGVVLDILVQSRRNAKAAKRLLRKLLKKQGIVPRVMITDKLASYGAAKREITPSVEHRQHKGLNNRAENSHQPTRRRERVMKCFKSAGQAQRFLSVHDQVGNLFRRPANSTAADHRKARAQALTTWAEVAGLAAGV; translated from the coding sequence ATGGTATCAACTCGTCATCCTTTCTATGCCCGCCACCGCTTCCCGGCTGAGGTGATCAGCCATGCCGTCTGGCTCTACTTCCGGTTTCCGCTCAGTCTGCGCATGGTCGAGGAGATGCTCGCGGCACGGGGCATCGAGGTCAGCCACGAGACTGTGCGGCAGTGGGCGCTGAAGTTCGGGCAAGGCTATGCCAACCAAATCCGGCGGCGTCTGCCCGCGCCCGGGGACAAATGGCACCTCGATGAGGTGGTGGTCAGCATTGCGGGCCGGAAGCATTGGCTCTGGCGCGCGGTCGACCAGCACGGCGTCGTGCTCGACATCCTGGTTCAGAGCCGCCGCAACGCCAAGGCCGCAAAGCGCCTGCTGCGCAAGCTGCTCAAGAAGCAGGGTATCGTCCCTCGAGTGATGATCACGGACAAGCTGGCCAGCTACGGTGCGGCAAAGCGCGAGATCACGCCGAGCGTGGAGCATCGGCAGCATAAGGGCTTAAACAATCGCGCGGAAAACAGCCATCAGCCGACGCGACGACGCGAACGCGTTATGAAGTGCTTCAAATCAGCCGGGCAGGCCCAGCGATTCCTCTCAGTCCACGATCAAGTTGGAAACCTCTTCCGCCGACCCGCCAACTCCACCGCCGCTGATCATCGCAAAGCGCGGGCCCAGGCCCTTACGACCTGGGCCGAGGTGGCTGGCCTCGCTGCTGGCGTCTGA
- a CDS encoding ABC transporter ATP-binding protein yields MHADQILDISGLKTVFRIGERDVAAVQDLDLTIAPGETLALVGESGSGKSVTSLSIMGLLPKRIGRVADGSIRFRGKSGQTLDLAKLDAESMRQIRGNDIAMVFQEPMTSLNPVYTIGEQIAEPMRIHLGRGHKDAASTAVKLLADVGIPDPERRARQYPHELSGGMRQRATIAMALACDPVLLIADEPTTALDVTIQAQILDLLQTLQAERGMGILFVTHNLGVVAEIAGRVAVMYAGRIVETGTVSDVFAHPRHPYTVGLMRSVPKLGEATELKRKGLSLPTIAGSVPSLMQLPKGCSFAPRCSYAIDACRADVPPLFDTGNSQKSRCIRWQEV; encoded by the coding sequence ATGCACGCCGACCAGATCCTGGATATCTCAGGTCTCAAGACGGTCTTCCGGATTGGCGAGCGCGACGTTGCGGCCGTGCAGGACCTGGATCTGACCATTGCGCCAGGCGAAACCCTGGCGCTGGTCGGCGAATCCGGCTCAGGCAAATCCGTCACCAGCCTCTCGATCATGGGCCTTCTTCCAAAGCGGATCGGGCGGGTGGCCGACGGCAGCATTCGGTTTCGAGGAAAGTCGGGCCAGACACTCGACCTTGCCAAACTCGATGCTGAGAGCATGCGGCAGATCCGCGGCAATGACATCGCCATGGTCTTCCAGGAGCCTATGACGAGCCTCAACCCGGTCTATACCATCGGCGAGCAGATCGCCGAGCCCATGCGCATCCATCTCGGGCGCGGCCACAAGGATGCCGCGAGCACCGCGGTCAAACTCTTGGCCGACGTCGGCATCCCCGATCCCGAGCGGCGTGCCAGGCAATACCCGCACGAGCTCTCAGGAGGCATGCGCCAGCGTGCCACCATCGCAATGGCACTTGCCTGCGATCCGGTCCTGCTGATCGCCGACGAGCCCACCACCGCGCTCGACGTGACGATCCAAGCCCAGATCCTCGATTTGCTGCAGACGCTGCAGGCAGAACGCGGCATGGGCATCCTGTTCGTCACGCATAACTTAGGCGTGGTGGCGGAGATCGCCGGCCGGGTGGCCGTGATGTATGCGGGCCGGATCGTTGAGACCGGCACCGTTTCCGACGTGTTCGCGCATCCGCGCCATCCCTATACGGTCGGCCTGATGCGATCCGTCCCTAAGCTGGGCGAGGCAACCGAGTTGAAACGGAAGGGTCTTTCCCTGCCGACCATTGCGGGCTCTGTGCCAAGCCTCATGCAACTCCCGAAAGGTTGTTCGTTTGCGCCCCGCTGTTCCTATGCGATCGACGCATGCCGGGCCGATGTGCCACCCTTGTTTGACACCGGCAATAGCCAGAAGAGCCGCTGTATCAGATGGCAGGAGGTTTAG
- a CDS encoding ABC transporter substrate-binding protein, protein MTTDLKEIDRRILLKSAALGIGVLALRPGAAFAAGQAVTLADIGVGDLNGDWSGYTNPTGNKVNVVSIGNGPSAVLNQLIAGGGRQTYDIINIVGGMQKPLVENKLILPLDVSRLKNWQNNEYIASYFKSGSKGFDFIGYEGKVYGVPTVLQGDSFAYLPEKTGGDLNSYGALFDPKFRGYVAIEDNYTTAGQKAALYLKSAGLTDIKDPSDMTKEEIKKVVDFLTQKKKEGQFRVVWSSFEQAVNLLVNQEVYVMDCWEPMVFAAKAKGVNAVYATPKEGYLLWAMAAYLVAGNRSPERLEASYQLLDYMLSPEYGAMITNLRGYMTHPEAPEFASKSGKFDPATAKKIADIDAGVKTKFQSGGTWQARWPTNIETYEEEWQRFKAA, encoded by the coding sequence GTGACGACAGATCTTAAGGAAATTGACCGCCGAATTCTCCTAAAGAGCGCCGCGCTGGGCATCGGAGTCCTAGCCCTCCGGCCGGGAGCTGCATTCGCAGCCGGGCAAGCTGTGACCCTCGCTGATATCGGCGTCGGCGATCTTAATGGGGATTGGTCTGGCTACACGAATCCGACAGGGAACAAGGTCAATGTTGTCTCGATTGGCAACGGCCCGTCCGCCGTCCTGAACCAGCTGATCGCCGGGGGTGGCCGTCAGACGTACGACATCATCAACATCGTTGGCGGCATGCAGAAGCCGCTCGTTGAAAACAAGTTGATCCTGCCGCTTGATGTCAGCCGGCTGAAGAATTGGCAAAACAACGAGTACATCGCCTCATACTTCAAGTCAGGCTCCAAAGGGTTCGACTTCATCGGGTACGAGGGTAAGGTGTACGGTGTTCCGACGGTTCTTCAGGGAGATTCCTTCGCATATCTTCCAGAGAAGACGGGCGGCGATTTGAATTCCTATGGGGCCCTTTTTGACCCGAAGTTCCGTGGGTATGTCGCGATTGAAGATAACTACACGACCGCGGGCCAAAAGGCGGCTCTCTATCTAAAATCCGCTGGCTTGACCGATATCAAAGATCCTTCGGACATGACCAAGGAGGAGATCAAGAAGGTGGTCGACTTCCTGACCCAAAAGAAGAAGGAAGGGCAGTTCCGCGTTGTCTGGTCCAGCTTTGAACAGGCGGTCAACCTCCTCGTGAACCAGGAAGTTTACGTAATGGACTGCTGGGAGCCGATGGTATTCGCTGCCAAGGCCAAGGGTGTTAACGCTGTCTATGCCACACCAAAAGAAGGCTATCTGCTCTGGGCGATGGCCGCCTATCTCGTTGCCGGCAACCGCTCCCCCGAGAGGCTTGAGGCTTCCTATCAGCTCCTCGATTACATGCTGAGTCCTGAGTACGGCGCGATGATCACAAACCTGCGGGGCTACATGACGCACCCCGAGGCCCCCGAGTTCGCCTCAAAATCTGGAAAGTTCGATCCGGCGACTGCAAAGAAGATTGCTGACATTGACGCTGGTGTGAAAACGAAATTCCAATCCGGTGGTACGTGGCAAGCCCGCTGGCCAACGAACATTGAGACCTACGAGGAGGAGTGGCAGCGCTTTAAGGCTGCGTAA
- a CDS encoding PRC-barrel domain-containing protein, giving the protein MDEKQGTGTGQAANVQSNAATQAGGNGPNPQGNAQGSGGSTESLVDQARNTVADVADRASDVAREAYDQGQRYVREASDRYPQAQRYYQRATQSIEHQFTNAPLVSLLAVGAVGLGMAWVIGGLTRSQDRAPSGARSRRDSPGQRSGKPLIESDRVEGTAVYDQSGKRIGTVERVMIDKLSGRVAYAVMSFGGFFGVGADEYAVPWRMLDYAPRLGGYQIQTTAEQLRSAPRLSRDRGQDWPDRQSEQDLHDHYQVSYYWVLT; this is encoded by the coding sequence ATGGACGAGAAACAGGGAACAGGAACCGGGCAAGCTGCAAACGTGCAGTCCAATGCTGCAACCCAAGCGGGCGGTAATGGCCCTAACCCTCAAGGGAATGCTCAAGGGAGCGGGGGCTCGACCGAAAGCTTGGTTGACCAAGCGAGGAACACTGTTGCTGACGTTGCAGACCGTGCCTCCGATGTGGCCCGTGAGGCTTACGATCAAGGTCAGCGGTATGTCCGCGAAGCAAGTGACCGGTATCCTCAGGCCCAGCGCTACTATCAACGAGCCACACAGTCCATCGAGCACCAATTCACTAACGCCCCGCTCGTATCGCTGCTGGCGGTCGGAGCGGTCGGCCTTGGTATGGCCTGGGTCATTGGTGGTCTGACCAGAAGCCAGGACCGTGCGCCATCTGGTGCCAGGAGCCGAAGGGACTCCCCTGGTCAGCGCTCCGGCAAGCCTTTGATCGAAAGCGACCGGGTGGAAGGAACTGCCGTCTACGACCAGAGCGGCAAGCGCATCGGCACCGTCGAGCGGGTCATGATCGATAAGCTCAGTGGACGTGTTGCCTATGCCGTGATGTCGTTTGGCGGCTTTTTTGGGGTTGGTGCGGACGAGTACGCCGTCCCCTGGCGCATGCTCGATTATGCCCCCCGCCTGGGAGGTTATCAGATCCAGACTACCGCAGAGCAGCTTCGGAGTGCGCCGCGTCTCTCCCGTGATCGCGGTCAGGACTGGCCGGATCGGCAGAGTGAGCAGGATCTGCACGACCATTATCAGGTGTCCTACTACTGGGTCCTGACCTGA
- a CDS encoding ABC transporter permease, with translation MALLGGPVLLCALAIVVPLVLTLIISFWERQMIGMRPGFSLASYALFFEGARFSVLKRSFWVAASSTVLMLSIAYLVAYLITFKLPPNRTRIFLFLLSVPFLVNYVIRTFAWAYLLGRTGPVNQLLQWTGLKSQPVDWLLFSDFAVYLGLIAAYMPFMVYPIWLSLSAIDRRLIEASWMLGEPPLGTFLRVILPLSLPGVFAAAIFGFVGAFGEVAVSQILGGVGYQLMGNAITSSLDVLNYPMAAAMSTVVVGCMLVLLLLWLRLFDLRLFLGKMLGR, from the coding sequence ATGGCTCTGCTCGGAGGGCCTGTCCTCCTGTGTGCCCTCGCGATTGTGGTCCCACTAGTACTGACGCTGATCATCAGCTTCTGGGAGCGCCAGATGATCGGGATGAGACCGGGCTTCAGTCTGGCCTCATACGCTCTCTTCTTCGAAGGGGCGCGGTTCTCTGTCTTAAAGCGAAGCTTCTGGGTCGCGGCAAGCTCGACCGTTCTCATGCTGTCGATCGCCTACCTTGTCGCTTACTTGATCACATTCAAGCTCCCTCCGAACCGGACCCGGATCTTTCTCTTTCTTCTCTCGGTTCCGTTTCTCGTGAACTATGTCATTAGGACCTTCGCCTGGGCCTATCTTCTTGGGCGAACCGGACCTGTCAATCAGCTCCTGCAATGGACGGGACTCAAAAGCCAACCGGTTGATTGGCTGCTGTTCAGTGACTTCGCTGTTTATCTAGGGCTGATCGCAGCGTACATGCCCTTTATGGTCTATCCCATCTGGCTGTCGCTGAGTGCAATTGACCGGCGACTCATCGAGGCGAGCTGGATGTTGGGTGAGCCTCCCCTTGGCACCTTCCTGAGGGTAATCTTGCCTCTCTCTTTACCTGGTGTCTTTGCCGCCGCTATTTTTGGTTTTGTGGGAGCGTTTGGCGAGGTTGCTGTCTCGCAAATCCTTGGCGGCGTCGGCTACCAACTCATGGGCAACGCAATCACGAGTTCACTGGACGTTTTGAACTATCCAATGGCAGCCGCCATGTCGACCGTTGTGGTCGGCTGCATGTTGGTCCTGCTTCTACTCTGGCTGCGGTTGTTCGATCTGCGGCTCTTCCTTGGCAAAATGCTGGGGCGGTAA
- a CDS encoding ABC transporter ATP-binding protein produces MEKPLLSVRGLTKHFKPAGFSRGSVVRALEDVSFDVPRGKVVGLVGESGSGKTTIGRSVLRLIEPTSGEVHFNGTDLTKLSSAEMRRQRKGMQYIFQDPYASLSPRMTIGQILTEGLEIQRVGTRQERTQRAKAALATVDLPADAFDRYAHEFSGGQRQRIGIARALALEPQLIVADEPVSALDVSIQAQIVNLLRDLQIRLGLTMLFISHDLAVVEYICDTVIVLYLGRIMEIAPSEKLYADPRHPYTRALLSAIPSPDPARARTRQILTGDIPSPANPPSGCVFRTRCPFAAEQCAAVVPPLEEVSPGHFKACIRRDVSG; encoded by the coding sequence ATGGAGAAACCACTGCTTTCAGTCAGGGGGTTGACCAAGCATTTCAAGCCGGCGGGCTTTTCCCGTGGCTCCGTCGTACGTGCGCTCGAGGATGTCTCCTTTGATGTACCACGCGGTAAGGTCGTCGGCCTCGTCGGAGAGTCAGGCAGCGGCAAGACCACAATCGGGCGCTCGGTGCTGCGCCTGATTGAGCCGACGTCCGGCGAGGTGCACTTCAATGGTACCGACCTCACCAAGCTCTCATCCGCCGAGATGCGCCGACAGCGCAAGGGCATGCAGTACATCTTCCAGGACCCCTACGCGAGCCTGTCGCCGCGAATGACGATCGGCCAGATCCTGACAGAGGGCCTTGAGATCCAACGAGTGGGAACGCGTCAGGAGCGGACACAGCGCGCCAAGGCAGCACTTGCCACCGTCGACCTGCCAGCCGATGCCTTCGACCGCTATGCGCATGAGTTTTCGGGTGGGCAGCGCCAACGCATCGGGATCGCGCGCGCCTTGGCGCTAGAGCCGCAGCTGATCGTGGCCGACGAGCCTGTCTCCGCACTTGATGTCTCGATCCAGGCTCAGATCGTCAATCTGCTGCGCGATCTGCAGATCCGCCTTGGACTGACCATGCTGTTCATCTCGCACGATCTCGCCGTTGTTGAGTACATCTGTGATACCGTCATCGTGCTCTACCTCGGGCGCATCATGGAAATCGCGCCGAGCGAAAAGCTCTATGCCGATCCGCGCCACCCCTATACGCGAGCGTTGCTCTCGGCGATTCCGTCTCCCGATCCAGCCAGAGCTCGCACCCGGCAGATCCTAACAGGGGACATTCCAAGTCCGGCCAACCCTCCTTCCGGGTGTGTTTTCCGCACCCGTTGCCCGTTCGCAGCCGAGCAATGTGCGGCAGTCGTGCCGCCGCTCGAAGAGGTGTCACCCGGCCACTTCAAGGCCTGCATCCGCCGTGACGTGAGCGGATGA
- a CDS encoding dihydrodipicolinate synthase family protein, which produces MINFRGVVPPVVTPLTKNFEVDYPSYTRVLEHLIAGGVHGLFVLGSTGEVIFHDEATRRHILEHTVKVVNGRLPILAGVIDPTTDRVIGHAKAAQSIGVDAIVVTAPFYTRTSQPEVVDHFRYVREAIDIPVIAYDIPVCVHTKLERKTTVTLAREGTIAGLKDSSGDDGNFRFCLLDLADKPDMFLMTGSEIIVDNALQMGAHGVVPGLANVDPQGYVRLWDHAQAGDWEAARKEQERLCRLFEMVWVSLPRTSAGSAGVGAFKTAMRALGVIATNTMARPQRSLNGEETAKVEEIVRAAGLTG; this is translated from the coding sequence ATGATCAACTTTCGCGGCGTCGTGCCCCCCGTCGTTACTCCCCTGACCAAGAACTTCGAGGTCGATTATCCCTCCTACACCAGGGTCTTGGAGCATCTGATTGCAGGCGGCGTGCATGGCCTCTTCGTGCTCGGCTCGACGGGCGAGGTCATATTCCATGACGAAGCCACACGGCGCCACATCCTCGAGCACACGGTAAAGGTGGTGAACGGACGCCTGCCGATCCTCGCCGGCGTCATCGATCCGACCACCGACCGGGTAATCGGTCATGCGAAAGCGGCGCAATCGATCGGTGTCGATGCCATCGTCGTCACGGCTCCGTTCTATACCCGGACGAGCCAGCCGGAGGTCGTCGACCACTTCCGGTATGTGCGCGAGGCGATCGACATCCCCGTGATCGCCTATGATATTCCGGTTTGCGTTCATACTAAGCTCGAGCGCAAGACGACGGTGACACTGGCCCGCGAAGGCACCATCGCAGGGCTCAAGGATTCGAGCGGCGACGACGGCAACTTCCGGTTCTGTCTGCTCGATCTCGCCGACAAGCCTGACATGTTCCTGATGACAGGCTCGGAGATCATTGTCGACAACGCCCTCCAGATGGGAGCACATGGTGTCGTCCCGGGTCTCGCGAACGTGGATCCGCAGGGTTACGTGCGGCTGTGGGACCACGCTCAGGCTGGAGACTGGGAGGCCGCGCGCAAGGAGCAGGAGAGATTGTGCCGGCTGTTTGAAATGGTCTGGGTTTCGTTGCCCCGCACGAGCGCCGGCTCGGCGGGCGTCGGCGCCTTCAAAACCGCGATGCGCGCCCTCGGTGTCATTGCCACCAACACGATGGCCCGGCCTCAGCGCTCGCTCAACGGTGAGGAGACCGCGAAGGTTGAAGAGATCGTCCGAGCCGCCGGGCTTACGGGCTGA